The Anas platyrhynchos isolate ZD024472 breed Pekin duck chromosome Z, IASCAAS_PekinDuck_T2T, whole genome shotgun sequence genome includes a window with the following:
- the LRRC70 gene encoding leucine-rich repeat-containing protein 70 gives MSEKDKDRDMCGLQSFPPCTGALPYLLNGFLLLLLQKEVLGCPAVCQLCTGRQVTCRNLGLSSIPRNFPKTAILVYLSGNNVSHVIPHELTGLQKLSALYMDNSSISYVHPKAFVELPNLCYLHLDNNSIKRLDPGIFEGLSNLRYLYLQNNQIAFISRGLFSDLLSVRYLTLQRNRLSVLGSGTFMGMISLQTLNLANNKISRISDSAFYHLENLVYLILEGNNLTLVPSNAIGRLKNLERLSLSHNPIRSIHHFAFKGLNKLRYLSLKSVKLKEISVNGFFGLNNLSQLILSYNDLENINSSTFTLLNNLIYLQLDRNKITSIGDGTFEKMGQSLKILSLAFNNITELQPEVLKPLVSLTHLQVNYNPWNCSCKMLGLLNWLASSPISVKIHCQNPLSMRGRPLRYIRWTQFANCSSPTASPEAAWNLGSTEIHHSPTTLLMAWHKVHRQNTLEQFVNVDTKHVTFWEGTTATSANPLPYEENAAEIPSQATTLSILPVKIPARIIPVNRTVEGKGLFPTDAAPVSLETSVLCTQQVEKLNQAFDILLAFFILACAVILFLTYKIIWFRQKLKVLENSGEKRIEYYGFYQPGRYNITNPVQSLTENSVGHTELDQIRLLKRTASESQAQVILFEHSSL, from the coding sequence ATGAGTGAGAAGGACAAAGACAGGGATATGTGTGGACTACAAAGTTTTCCACCCTGCACAGGAGCATTACCGTATCTCCTTAAtggttttcttttgctgctccTCCAGAAGGAGGTACTTGGCTGTCCAGCTGTTTGCCAGCTCTGCACAGGGAGACAAGTTACCTGTCGTAACTTGGGTCTTTCAAGCATCCCCCGGAACTTCCCCAAAACTGCAATTCTTGTATACCTCAGTGGGAATAATGTATCGCATGTCATTCCACATGAATTAACAGGTCTTCAGAAGCTTTCTGCACTTTACATGGATAATTCCAGTATTTCATATGTACACCCAAAAGCTTTTGTGGAACTCCCTAATCTGTGCTACCTGCATCTAGATAACAATAGTATTAAACGCCTGGATCCAGGAATCTTTGAAGGTCTTTCCAATCTTCGTTATTTATACCTTCAGAATAATCaaatagcttttatttccaGAGGATTATTTAGTGATCTCCTTTCTGTTAGATATTTAACTCTTCAAAGAAACCGCCTCAGTGTCCTTGGAAGTGGAACTTTCATGGGAATGATAAGTCTTCAAACACTTAATCTAGCCAATAATAAGATTTCACGGATATCAGATTCAGCATTTTATCATCTTGAAAACCTTGTATATTTGATCCTTGAAGGTAACAATTTAACACTTGTGCCATCAAATGCCATTGGAAGGCTCAAAAACCTTGAAAGACTTTCTTTGTCTCACAATCCTATTCGGTCAATAcatcattttgcatttaaagGACTTAACAAGCTTAGgtatttgtctttaaaaagtgtAAAGCTAAAAGAGATTTCTGTAAACGGATTTTTTGGATTAAATAATCTTAGTCAGTTAATCTTAAGTTATAATGatttagaaaatataaattccAGCACTTTTACTTTATTGAACAATTTAATATATCTGCAGttagacagaaataaaataaccagTATTGGTGATGGTACCTTTGAAAAAATGGGACAGTCACTTAAAATACTCAGTTTAGCATTTAATAATATTACAGAGTTGCAACCTGAAGTGCTCAAGCCCCTAGTGTCTTTAACTCACCTACAGGTGAACTACAACCCTTGGAACTGTAGCTGCAAAATGCTTGGGTTGCTGAACTGGCTAGCTTCATCTCctatttctgttaaaattcaCTGTCAAAATCCCCTCAGTATGCGTGGCAGACCTTTACGTTACATTAGGTGGACTCAGTTTGCAAACTGCAGTagccccactgccagcccaGAAGCAGCCTGGAATCTAGGATCTACAGAAATCCATCACAGCCCTACCACTTTGCTGATGGCATGGCATAAGGTACACAGACAGAACACATTGGAACAGTTTGTTAACGTGGATACAAAACATGTTACTTTCTGGGAAGGAACTACAGCTACATCTGCTAACCCTTTGCCTTATGaagaaaatgctgctgaaatTCCATCACAGGCAACTACATTATCAATATTACCAGTAAAAATACCAGCACGGATTATACCTGTTAACAGAACTGTAGAAGGAAAAGGTTTATTTCCAACAGATGCTGCTCCTGTATCATTAGAAACATCTGTACTTTGTACACAACAGGTTGAAAAGCTGAATCAGGCTTTTGACATTTTGCTAGCCTTCTTCATTCTGGCTTGTGCTGTTATCCTGTTTCTAACCTATAAAATTATTTGGTTTAGACAGAAACTAAAGGTGCTGGAAAACTCAGGGGAAAAGAGAATAGAATATTATGGTTTTTATCAGCCTGGCAGATACAATATAACCAACCCAGTGCAGTCTCTAACTGAGAATTCAGTGGGACATACAGAACTGGACCAAATTAGGTTGCTCAAGAGAACAGCATCAGAAAGTCAGGCACAGGTCATATTGTTTGAACATTCATCTTTGTAA